The nucleotide window gcaaatgtaaaaaaacaaaaaaataaacggaaatatgacatttaagtaagtagtcagaccctttactcagtactttgttgaagcacctttgccagcgattacagcctcgagtcttcttgggtatgacgctacaagcttggcacacctatatttggggagtttctcccattcttctctgccaatcctctcaagctctgtcagattggatggggagcatcgctgcacagctattttcaggtctcttcagagatgttcgattgggttcaagtccgggctctggctgggcccctcaaggacattcagagacttgtcccgaagccactcctgcgttgtcttggctgtgtgcttagggtcattgtcctgttggaaggtgaaccttcgccccagtctgaggtcctgagtgctctggagcaggttttcatcaaggagctctctgtactttgctccgttcatctttccctcgatcctgactagtctcccagtccctgccgctgaaaaacatccccacagcacaatgctgccaccaccatgcctaaccatagggatggtgccaggtttcctccagacgtgaagcttggcattcaggccaaagagttcaatcttggtttcatcagaccagagaatcttgtttctcatgatctgagagtcctttaggtgccttttggcagactccaagcgggctgtcatatgccttttactgaggagtggcttccatctggccactctaccataaaggcctgattggtggagtgctgcagagatggttgtccttctggaaggttctcccatctccacagaggaactttgttGCTCtgccagtgaccatcgggttcttggtcacctccctgaccaagggcctTCTCTACCCGATTGCTCAGGGGGAgaaggcggccagctctaggaagagtcttggtggttccaaacgtcttccttttaagaatgatggaggccactgtgttcttgaggaccttcaatgcacagaaatgttttggtacgcttccccagatctgtgagtcgacacaatcctgtctcggagctctacagacaattccttcgacatcatggcttggtttttgctctgacatgcactgtcaactgtgggaccttctatagacaggtgtgttcctttccaagtcatgtccaatcaattgaatttaccccaggtggactctaatcaagttgtagaaacatctcaagtatgatcaatggaaacaggatgcaccggagctcaatttcgagtgtcatagcaaagggtctgaatacttatgtaaataaggtatttctatttttcatttgtaatacatttgcaaaacaaatTTTAAAAACtggtgtcattatggggtattgtgtgttgattgatgagggggaaaaattattgaatccattttagaagaataaggctgtaacgtaacaaaatgtggaaaaagtcaaggggtctgaatacttcccgaatgcaaaGTATAGTGTATCATATAtttgattgcccctttaagcacAGTGTAAGCACAGTGTATCACTGAGGCACAAAGCAGAAGAAAACTGCCCTAAAAATGCAGTCAGAGGGAGAGGTAccatctgaaataaataattatgttgcctgccctaatgaacatgaccctgctcTCTGGCCTATAGTGTGCCACTCTCACCTGGAGAAAGCCTTGGCACAGTGGGGGCACACATAGGGTTTCTCCACGCCGCCTTGGTGAGAGCGCACGTGGTGGCTCATGCGGTCCTTCCTCTTGAACCGCTGCTGGCAGATGGGGCAGGAGAAGGGTTTCTCGTCCGAGTGGGAGAGACGGTGTCGGTTTAGATGGTACACGTCTCGGAAAGCCTTCCCGCACGTCTCACAGGCGTGGTTCTTCCGCACGGGGTTCGGGTTGGGGTTCGATGGCCGCTGGGGGGGATGAGTAGAAAGAGACGCGCTTACAGTACAAACATTGTTTTTTATGTATTGTAGTAGTCGATAATTACACATGCATCTGTGTAGATTATTGACATATTATATTGTCGCCTCTTTGTGTCTTTCTGAACCACGCAGACACACATGGCTCGCGACACCTAGATAATTTCTCTGGGCCATTTGCATAACATGCTGAATTCCCTTTATTGAAAATAAGGCTTTCCCACAATCTCCATAAAGACCATGCAAGAGGAACCTAAATTCTACTTTTCTTTTTCACGGACGACAACAACAACCTCCAGAAGCGCCATGACCCACCTGTACTGTCGCCCCCGCCGCCATGACGACAGCAGCAGGAGGAGCATGGGGGTTAATGCTAGCCACTACGCTCGCCATGGCAACCCCTTCGCCATCCTGACTACCCAGAGCTGGCTGCTGGGATGCCAGCATgctgggaggggggagagggggaggaacgGAGAGGTGGAGCAGGGAGAGGGGGACCGTATGCCTCTCCGCCCTCCCTCCCGACAACGCCTGCGCCGGCCCAGCGCCAGCCTCCTTCGCCCCCTCCTCCTGCTCCCCTGCTCCTGCTCGCCTCATGCGTACCCCGGTGTGGACCGACTGGTGCCGCCGCAGGTTGTAGTTGTTCTTGAACTGCTTGCTGCATATGGCACAGATGTGTGGCACACGGGCAGGCCGGGACGTTGTCTTCACTGTAGGACGAAAGAGcggaagaagagagggaatgaGAAATGAAGACAGGGAAATGCTAATTAATAATAATATCCTTATACATTCTAAATATTATGGTATGAAGACAGCCTAATGTATCATATTATGCTTATAACAGTATAACAGACATCTTGTTTAGCAATCCACATTACATCCTTTTCAACTTAATTGCGGATAAATGCTGAAAAAGCAATAGTATTTCTATGTATTTCACAACCCATGATTCTCTCACCAGGTAAGGGTTCTTCATTGAGGGCAGCAGTGTCCACCGTGGAAGGAGGCTGGGCTATGTTCTCTGTGGGAGGGGTCTGAGGAGAGGCAGTATGGACTGGTAAGAGTTCTGATTGGAGGGTCCCCTCCACTTGGTTTTGGGTGGGAGTAGTCTGGAGAAATAAACATAGGGCCATTAGCAGAAAGTCACTGCATTGTCTACCACCAACAGAATTTTGCTCTGCcaggagtacccctgaagtaccccctcatttgcattttaccagtaaggcTATtatctcatgagt belongs to Coregonus clupeaformis isolate EN_2021a chromosome 1, ASM2061545v1, whole genome shotgun sequence and includes:
- the LOC121572592 gene encoding myc-associated zinc finger protein isoform X1 translates to MDAAWSNFLFQTTPTQNQVEGTLQSELLPVHTASPQTPPTENIAQPPSTVDTAALNEEPLPVKTTSRPARVPHICAICSKQFKNNYNLRRHQSVHTGVRMRRAGAGEQEEGAKEAGAGPAQALSGGRAERHTVPLSLLHLSVPPPLPPPSMLASQQPALGSQDGEGVAMASVVASINPHAPPAAVVMAAGATVQRPSNPNPNPVRKNHACETCGKAFRDVYHLNRHRLSHSDEKPFSCPICQQRFKRKDRMSHHVRSHQGGVEKPYVCPHCAKAFSRPDHLNSHVRQVHSSERPFKCPVLDTCESSFATRDRLRAHMIRHEEKVPCHICGKLLSAAYITDHMRVHNQSQHHSCHICNRSFTTLTYLRVHAQKHHGQEWKESAGGFGGMGSSGVLVCQLCGVHCKTPTQLQGHMGTHSTGGQGGPSGPVTSSGASSSSVSLSNMVSAPTVYVSSNAVVDLLVSDCSSIQPQSHS
- the LOC121572592 gene encoding myc-associated zinc finger protein isoform X2 produces the protein MDAAWSNFLFQTTPTQNQVEGTLQSELLPVHTASPQTPPTENIAQPPSTVDTAALNEEPLPVKTTSRPARVPHICAICSKQFKNNYNLRRHQSVHTGVRMRRAGAGEQEEGAKEAGAGPAQALSGGRAERHTVPLSLLHLSVPPPLPPPSMLASQQPALGSQDGEGVAMASVVASINPHAPPAAVVMAAGATVQRPSNPNPNPVRKNHACETCGKAFRDVYHLNRHRLSHSDEKPFSCPICQQRFKRKDRMSHHVRSHQGGVEKPYVCPHCAKAFSRPDHLNSHVRQVHSSERPFKCPTCESSFATRDRLRAHMIRHEEKVPCHICGKLLSAAYITDHMRVHNQSQHHSCHICNRSFTTLTYLRVHAQKHHGQEWKESAGGFGGMGSSGVLVCQLCGVHCKTPTQLQGHMGTHSTGGQGGPSGPVTSSGASSSSVSLSNMVSAPTVYVSSNAVVDLLVSDCSSIQPQSHS